One genomic region from Candidatus Microthrix parvicella Bio17-1 encodes:
- a CDS encoding calcium/sodium antiporter, whose translation MVWSLLLIGVGVTALAYSSDWFVDGAAVLADRLSVPPLVIGTLVIGLGTSLPEVFVSTMAAVRGDLNLGIGNIVGSNTANLTLVLGIAAMIALVRAESAIVRREAPLMLGACVLMAALAWRKLTLTGGLILLTGLAGYLMLTFWLARRSRNDLLIRDVEEYTEVENRYPIWMEVGRTLIGLVGTLVAAQMLVVGALGVADRLGWSGGFVGLTLVAVGTSLPELAASIQAVRRHEDELLVGNLVGSNILNSLLVGGLVGVVGRGAAPTSDVLHRGMLVMVVSLAAVTLLMATRARFGRTSGVILASVYLASAVALGTR comes from the coding sequence TTGGTTTGGTCCCTCCTTCTGATCGGCGTCGGTGTGACGGCGCTGGCCTACAGCAGCGATTGGTTCGTCGACGGTGCTGCCGTGCTGGCGGACCGCTTGTCGGTGCCGCCGCTGGTGATCGGAACCCTGGTGATCGGCCTGGGCACCTCGCTTCCGGAGGTGTTTGTGTCCACGATGGCCGCTGTTCGCGGCGACCTCAATTTGGGCATCGGCAACATCGTGGGGTCGAACACGGCCAACCTCACGTTGGTGCTGGGCATCGCGGCGATGATTGCGTTGGTCAGGGCCGAGTCCGCGATCGTCCGACGTGAGGCGCCACTGATGCTGGGCGCGTGCGTGCTGATGGCGGCATTGGCCTGGCGGAAGCTCACGCTGACCGGCGGCCTGATCCTGCTGACCGGGTTGGCCGGTTACCTGATGCTCACCTTCTGGCTGGCGCGCCGCAGCCGCAACGACCTCCTGATTCGTGATGTGGAGGAGTACACCGAGGTGGAAAATCGTTATCCAATCTGGATGGAGGTCGGACGAACCCTGATCGGGCTGGTTGGAACCTTGGTCGCTGCCCAGATGCTGGTGGTCGGCGCCCTTGGGGTGGCAGACCGGCTTGGTTGGTCAGGCGGTTTCGTGGGTCTCACCCTGGTGGCGGTCGGTACCTCGCTGCCCGAGCTGGCTGCCTCGATCCAGGCGGTGAGGCGCCACGAGGACGAGCTGTTGGTGGGCAACCTGGTGGGTTCGAACATCCTCAACAGCCTGCTGGTTGGCGGGCTGGTCGGAGTGGTGGGACGCGGTGCCGCACCCACCAGCGACGTGTTGCACCGGGGCATGCTGGTCATGGTGGTGAGCCTGGCCGCGGTGACCCTGTTGATGGCGACCCGGGCGCGCTTCGGGCGCACGTCCGGTGTGATTTTGGCGTCGGTGTACCTCGCATCGGCGGTGGCGCTGGGAACCAGGTGA
- a CDS encoding DNA alkylation repair protein: MGAVEAKLEMVSLRRRLEEVANPERAQAMETYLRDQFPCLGVAAADRRVATRPTLEVSKGVTTDELMAFAMACWGEREREFAYVACDALRANVARIHAEHLDDLRTLITTRSWWETVDPLATRVVGPMITAHPELIAGMDHWVRSDDIWLARTAILHQLMYGEDTDPVRLFTYARLRAGDTEFFIRKAIGWALRQYGRIDPGAVRRFVSIHERELSGLTRREALKHLG, encoded by the coding sequence ATGGGGGCCGTGGAGGCGAAACTGGAGATGGTGTCGCTGCGGCGACGTCTGGAGGAGGTCGCCAATCCTGAGCGGGCGCAGGCGATGGAGACGTACCTACGCGACCAGTTCCCATGTCTTGGCGTCGCGGCGGCGGATCGCAGGGTTGCCACCCGTCCAACGTTGGAGGTGTCCAAGGGGGTCACCACCGATGAGCTGATGGCATTCGCCATGGCGTGCTGGGGTGAGCGGGAGCGCGAGTTCGCCTACGTGGCCTGTGACGCGTTGCGAGCGAACGTTGCACGGATACACGCGGAGCATCTTGATGATCTCCGAACACTGATCACCACGAGGTCGTGGTGGGAGACGGTCGACCCACTCGCCACCCGGGTGGTCGGACCCATGATCACGGCGCATCCCGAGTTGATCGCCGGCATGGACCACTGGGTGCGCAGCGACGACATTTGGTTGGCCCGGACGGCCATCCTGCACCAGTTGATGTACGGAGAAGACACCGATCCGGTGCGGCTGTTCACCTACGCCCGGCTTCGGGCGGGCGACACCGAGTTCTTCATCCGCAAGGCCATCGGCTGGGCGCTCCGGCAATATGGGCGGATCGATCCCGGTGCGGTCCGTCGGTTCGTCTCGATCCACGAGCGTGAGTTGTCGGGTCTGACCAGACGCGAGGCACTCAAGCACCTGGGATGA
- a CDS encoding alpha/beta hydrolase: MNTETSTKPGTGGVTLHTIRWTPDAQPTARPTAEILLVHGYAEHSGRYEQVARRFCDAGFAVTSLDHRGHGQTTGVKRGTIDSFPALVDDLVAMVDGIGTDTPLFVYGHSMGGLATVRLAERDDSRFAGVIITGASLQAAASVPRPVLAAANLVGRFAPNLPTIQLDGDAISRVPEVRADYDADPLNFRGKVTTGTARQLSVAMDAAMDEAANITAPILIMHGSDDTLADPAGSVRFSSKVGSTDRTVSIWPGCFHELHNEPEADAVLATVIDWINGHR; this comes from the coding sequence GTGAACACCGAGACCTCCACCAAGCCCGGCACAGGCGGCGTCACGCTGCACACCATCCGCTGGACACCCGATGCTCAGCCCACCGCACGGCCAACCGCCGAGATCCTGCTGGTGCACGGTTACGCCGAGCACTCCGGCCGGTACGAACAGGTCGCCCGACGATTCTGCGACGCCGGCTTCGCGGTCACGTCCCTGGACCACCGGGGCCACGGCCAAACCACCGGGGTGAAGCGAGGCACGATCGACTCCTTCCCGGCTCTGGTCGACGACCTGGTGGCGATGGTCGATGGCATCGGCACCGACACACCGCTGTTCGTCTACGGCCACTCGATGGGCGGCCTGGCCACCGTCCGGCTGGCCGAGCGCGACGACTCGAGGTTTGCCGGCGTGATCATCACCGGGGCGTCCCTGCAGGCGGCGGCGAGCGTACCCAGGCCGGTGCTGGCCGCTGCCAACCTGGTCGGCAGGTTCGCACCCAATCTGCCCACCATCCAGCTGGACGGCGACGCCATCTCCCGGGTACCTGAGGTGCGGGCCGACTACGACGCCGACCCGCTGAACTTCCGGGGCAAGGTCACCACCGGCACGGCCCGGCAGTTGTCGGTGGCGATGGATGCCGCGATGGACGAGGCCGCCAACATCACGGCGCCGATCCTGATCATGCATGGAAGCGACGACACCCTGGCCGATCCTGCCGGTTCGGTGCGGTTCTCGTCCAAGGTCGGGTCGACCGACCGCACGGTCAGCATCTGGCCCGGCTGTTTCCACGAACTGCACAATGAGCCGGAAGCCGACGCGGTGCTCGCCACCGTGATCGACTGGATCAACGGGCACCGATAG
- a CDS encoding SDR family oxidoreductase, which translates to MILDRFRVDGKVAVVTGAGRGIGAATAVALAEAGADVVISARTEDQLRTVAKQVEAAGRRAHVVTADLSDLDAVAGLAGEAKDAFGRLDIVVNNVGGSMPRPFLDTTPNALTRAFEWNVATAHALTRSAVPLMMEDEGTGAVVNISSLIGRVGGRGFVAYGTGKGALSHWTRMAAADLAPTVRVNAIAVGSIATSALDIVTQDDGLRTAVEDATPLGRIGEPEEIASAVLFLASPAGGYITGKIIEVDGGAERPQLEM; encoded by the coding sequence ATGATCCTTGACCGATTCCGCGTTGATGGCAAGGTGGCGGTGGTGACGGGCGCCGGACGGGGCATCGGTGCCGCCACGGCGGTCGCTCTGGCCGAGGCGGGCGCAGACGTGGTCATCTCCGCACGCACGGAGGATCAACTGCGCACGGTGGCCAAGCAGGTTGAAGCGGCGGGGAGACGTGCCCATGTTGTCACCGCAGACCTCAGCGATCTGGACGCGGTCGCCGGCCTGGCAGGTGAGGCGAAGGACGCGTTTGGGCGACTCGACATCGTGGTCAACAACGTCGGTGGCTCGATGCCGCGACCCTTTCTGGACACGACCCCCAACGCGTTGACCCGGGCGTTCGAGTGGAATGTGGCTACGGCCCACGCGTTGACCAGGTCGGCGGTGCCGCTGATGATGGAGGATGAGGGCACCGGTGCGGTGGTGAACATCTCGTCGCTCATCGGCCGGGTGGGTGGCCGGGGCTTTGTTGCTTACGGCACCGGCAAGGGCGCTCTTAGCCATTGGACCCGCATGGCGGCGGCCGACCTGGCACCCACGGTCAGGGTCAACGCGATCGCTGTGGGGTCGATTGCCACCTCGGCGCTCGACATCGTGACCCAGGACGACGGACTGCGGACAGCGGTGGAGGACGCCACGCCCCTGGGGCGCATCGGCGAACCCGAAGAGATCGCGTCGGCCGTGCTGTTCCTCGCCTCGCCCGCCGGCGGGTACATCACCGGCAAGATCATTGAGGTTGATGGAGGCGCCGAGCGACCCCAACTCGAGATGTAG
- a CDS encoding TetR family transcriptional regulator, which produces MGTDSSSQTGPRTDGKTRLLDAAEALLDQAGIDGTTGAAITAAAGHKNAAAVNYHFGNLDRLIRAVLDRRATELNVIRHSRLDELEAGGSVEPRAAFVAIVEPLADLLASKEGRRYLRLLNQAANHPRFHAQAGMGFASSLERGAANLSPLVSHLAPERQRHRAGNVLGLVLFALAEQARVIDDEAQDMPVLGREAFIVDLADSSLAALSA; this is translated from the coding sequence ATGGGAACCGATTCGTCATCGCAGACCGGGCCTCGAACCGACGGGAAGACACGACTGCTCGACGCCGCCGAAGCGCTGCTGGATCAAGCCGGTATTGACGGCACCACTGGAGCAGCCATCACGGCCGCAGCCGGGCACAAGAATGCCGCAGCGGTCAACTATCACTTTGGCAACCTGGATCGACTCATCCGTGCGGTGCTGGACCGGCGGGCCACCGAGCTGAACGTCATCCGTCACTCCCGGCTCGACGAGCTTGAGGCGGGCGGTTCGGTCGAGCCAAGAGCGGCGTTTGTGGCGATCGTCGAGCCGCTCGCCGACCTGCTGGCATCCAAGGAGGGACGTCGTTACCTTCGGCTGCTCAACCAGGCCGCGAACCACCCTCGGTTTCACGCCCAGGCGGGCATGGGGTTCGCCTCGAGCCTCGAACGGGGGGCTGCCAACCTGTCGCCGTTGGTGTCGCATCTGGCACCGGAACGCCAACGGCACCGGGCAGGAAACGTCCTCGGCTTGGTGCTGTTCGCGCTGGCGGAACAGGCGCGTGTGATCGACGACGAGGCGCAGGACATGCCCGTCCTCGGGCGTGAGGCGTTCATCGTCGACCTGGCCGACTCGTCGTTGGCGGCACTCAGTGCCTGA
- a CDS encoding glycoside hydrolase family 27 protein, translating into MKDTAPVHVKDQSAVEDGHAGVRGRNTRTPTLRLLLTLALSGLILGLASCGKGDHADADGSSTSTSTSRPRPAEPIVAATPPMGWNSWNQVRCHDLDEAVVKQAADALVRRGLKDLGYRYVVVDDCWQAPSRDSAGALVADPIRFPSGLESLVDYVHDKGLKFGLYLAPGSETCAMHWDDYAASGIGSYRHERQDAEMLDELGVDYLKYDWCRADETDGLEHQKTFGLMRDELARLDRPIVYSISEYGDTKPWTWAPKVANLWRTTSDIIPFWPSVASIIDQQAELHSFSGPGRWNDPDMLQVGNGPLTPDETRAHIGMWAMLAAPLMIGTDLDKLTPDVIDALSNPEIIAIDQDPAGRQASRLRSGETEVWARSLADGDMAVALLNKGDGPAEISTTITEVGAQPGSWSIRNASTRKDLPATDGPISETVAPHGVTILRLSS; encoded by the coding sequence ATGAAGGACACAGCACCAGTGCACGTCAAGGATCAGTCCGCCGTCGAGGATGGCCACGCAGGGGTTCGTGGCAGGAACACGAGGACGCCCACGCTGCGCTTGCTGCTGACACTCGCCCTTTCCGGCCTGATCCTCGGTCTGGCGTCCTGCGGCAAGGGTGACCACGCCGACGCCGACGGGTCGTCGACATCCACGTCAACTTCGCGTCCACGGCCAGCAGAGCCGATCGTGGCAGCGACGCCTCCGATGGGATGGAACAGTTGGAACCAGGTCCGCTGCCATGATCTGGACGAAGCCGTCGTGAAGCAGGCTGCCGATGCCCTCGTTCGGAGGGGCCTCAAGGATCTTGGTTACCGGTACGTGGTGGTCGACGATTGCTGGCAGGCCCCAAGTCGCGATTCGGCGGGCGCGCTGGTTGCCGATCCCATCCGCTTTCCCTCAGGCCTGGAGTCCTTGGTCGACTACGTGCACGACAAGGGCCTGAAGTTTGGCCTGTACCTGGCACCGGGCAGCGAGACGTGCGCCATGCACTGGGATGACTATGCCGCCAGCGGCATCGGCAGTTACCGGCACGAACGCCAGGACGCGGAAATGCTCGACGAGTTGGGAGTCGACTACTTGAAGTACGACTGGTGCCGGGCCGATGAAACCGACGGGCTGGAGCACCAGAAAACCTTCGGGCTGATGCGAGATGAACTGGCCCGGCTCGATCGGCCGATCGTCTACAGCATCTCGGAGTACGGCGACACCAAGCCGTGGACGTGGGCACCCAAGGTCGCCAACCTGTGGCGCACCACCTCGGACATCATCCCGTTCTGGCCGTCGGTGGCCTCAATCATCGACCAGCAGGCCGAGCTGCACTCCTTTTCGGGTCCGGGCCGTTGGAACGATCCGGACATGTTGCAGGTCGGCAACGGGCCACTGACCCCGGACGAGACCCGCGCTCACATCGGCATGTGGGCGATGCTCGCGGCGCCCCTGATGATCGGGACCGACCTGGACAAGTTGACCCCGGATGTGATCGATGCCCTTTCCAACCCGGAGATCATCGCAATCGATCAGGATCCGGCGGGCCGGCAGGCCAGTCGACTGCGGTCGGGCGAGACCGAGGTGTGGGCGAGAAGCCTCGCTGATGGCGACATGGCGGTCGCCCTGCTCAACAAGGGCGACGGCCCTGCCGAAATCAGCACCACCATCACCGAAGTCGGTGCCCAGCCTGGCAGTTGGAGCATTCGAAACGCTTCGACTCGCAAGGATCTTCCTGCCACCGATGGCCCGATCAGCGAGACGGTCGCGCCCCATGGGGTGACCATCCTCCGGCTGTCCTCGTAA
- a CDS encoding AI-2E family transporter: MEARAAVGAIYAVVLLFLVLMVVVLIPGVSDFAGEVDKNGDKWVTELNAKGQELIGKDLIGQAKGDDAVVSANDAITKFSKNLGGIASEGLGLIFNLATIALFTFYFAADWPRIQKALLGRMPPRRQKVTGWVMDTAIEQTGGYFYSRLLLMLINGGLFFVVMLLIGMPVVYALPMSVFEGFVAEFIPAVGTYIGAAVPIVMTLAVQGFGAGLILLVWTLIYQQGENYWLSPKLSAETMSINGGVAFGAALAGGAIAGPMGAFMALPFAALITSIIANSGKTYAVVYASAYGEQPPGGSNPAVDDVATSNTGTAELDTSPGEAPPPGG, translated from the coding sequence GTGGAAGCGCGGGCGGCGGTAGGGGCGATCTACGCCGTGGTGCTGTTGTTCCTGGTGCTCATGGTTGTGGTGTTGATCCCAGGGGTTTCGGACTTCGCCGGCGAGGTCGACAAGAACGGCGACAAATGGGTCACGGAGCTGAATGCCAAGGGTCAGGAACTGATCGGCAAGGACCTGATCGGACAAGCGAAAGGCGATGACGCTGTGGTGTCGGCCAACGACGCCATCACGAAGTTCTCAAAGAATTTGGGGGGCATCGCGTCCGAGGGGCTCGGGCTGATCTTCAACCTGGCGACGATTGCGCTGTTCACGTTCTACTTCGCAGCGGACTGGCCGCGGATCCAAAAGGCATTGTTGGGGAGGATGCCACCCCGCCGTCAGAAGGTGACCGGGTGGGTGATGGACACAGCGATCGAGCAGACCGGCGGTTACTTCTACTCGCGTCTGCTGCTGATGTTGATCAACGGTGGGTTGTTTTTTGTGGTGATGCTACTGATTGGGATGCCAGTTGTGTACGCCCTCCCAATGTCGGTGTTTGAAGGGTTCGTCGCCGAGTTCATTCCGGCGGTTGGCACCTATATCGGTGCAGCGGTTCCAATTGTGATGACGTTGGCCGTTCAGGGGTTCGGCGCTGGGCTGATCCTGTTGGTGTGGACGTTGATCTACCAGCAGGGTGAGAACTACTGGTTGAGCCCGAAGCTCAGTGCCGAAACGATGTCGATCAACGGCGGGGTGGCCTTCGGGGCGGCGCTGGCGGGAGGAGCGATCGCAGGGCCGATGGGCGCGTTCATGGCACTCCCGTTTGCTGCGCTCATCACGTCGATCATCGCCAACTCGGGGAAGACCTACGCGGTCGTGTACGCCTCGGCCTACGGTGAGCAACCACCTGGCGGATCCAACCCGGCGGTTGACGACGTAGCCACATCCAATACCGGCACCGCCGAACTCGACACCTCGCCGGGTGAGGCGCCGCCGCCCGGCGGCTGA
- a CDS encoding formylglycine-generating enzyme family protein, whose protein sequence is MHSDDQPCCAPERPTGPGALPATVEPSAAGAGPEPQVGSQSDPVEFDFVDIPGGEFTMGTNDPNGYPSDGEGPEHTVALSPFAIARTTVTNDQFQAFIAATGHQSTADRFGNSFVFGGLLPDDFPPTRGVAAAPWWREVDGANWRHPEGPHSDVADRGGHPVVHVSWEDAAAFCDWSGTTLPTEAQWERAARGGRSGSHFPWGDDLEPNGEHRMNVFQGDFPGGNTGADGWIGTSPADHFPPNGFGLHQMTGNVWEWCLDWFALLTYNRRAAVDPAGPPAGSARVMRGGSYLCHESYCWRYRVDARSANQTDSTAGNIGFRVVAGAG, encoded by the coding sequence GTGCATTCCGACGATCAACCATGTTGTGCGCCGGAACGGCCGACCGGGCCGGGAGCTTTGCCCGCCACCGTCGAACCAAGCGCTGCTGGGGCTGGTCCCGAACCTCAGGTCGGGTCGCAGAGCGATCCGGTCGAGTTCGATTTCGTTGACATCCCGGGCGGCGAGTTCACCATGGGCACCAACGATCCAAACGGCTACCCGAGCGACGGTGAAGGTCCGGAACACACGGTGGCTTTGAGTCCGTTCGCAATCGCCCGGACCACGGTGACCAACGATCAGTTCCAAGCATTCATAGCTGCAACCGGGCATCAGAGCACGGCCGACCGCTTCGGCAACTCGTTTGTCTTCGGCGGCCTCCTCCCCGATGACTTCCCGCCGACACGCGGTGTGGCGGCGGCTCCCTGGTGGCGTGAGGTGGACGGGGCGAACTGGCGACACCCGGAAGGGCCGCACAGCGACGTTGCGGATCGAGGTGGCCACCCCGTGGTCCACGTCAGTTGGGAAGACGCAGCTGCGTTCTGCGACTGGAGCGGAACGACCCTGCCGACCGAAGCGCAGTGGGAGCGTGCTGCACGTGGGGGGCGGAGCGGATCGCATTTTCCGTGGGGCGACGACCTCGAGCCGAACGGTGAGCATCGGATGAACGTGTTCCAAGGTGACTTTCCCGGCGGGAACACCGGTGCTGACGGTTGGATCGGGACGAGTCCCGCCGACCACTTCCCGCCGAATGGCTTCGGCCTCCACCAGATGACCGGCAACGTCTGGGAATGGTGTCTCGATTGGTTCGCGCTACTCACGTACAACCGCAGGGCCGCCGTCGATCCGGCCGGTCCGCCGGCGGGGTCGGCGCGGGTGATGCGTGGCGGTTCGTACCTGTGCCACGAGAGCTACTGCTGGCGTTACCGAGTGGACGCCCGGAGCGCGAATCAGACGGACTCCACCGCCGGCAACATTGGCTTTCGGGTGGTAGCAGGAGCCGGCTGA